In Candidatus Kapaibacterium sp., the following are encoded in one genomic region:
- a CDS encoding DUF695 domain-containing protein produces MKKQIRILILMGLLTTLFGCIKNNKTENIDIFPKESFSVVEAQIGDKPVVGSFNMAYKTYNKKANYPWCLKIAIGLDLDNLYENGLPKNEESAIANKLEDELFAEIQKITTAHYIGHLFNDTFLDIYIYLDAPEEVHQYLQSQINKEDLIRGFGYEISEDPNWTTVEGLLIGETSN; encoded by the coding sequence ATGAAAAAACAAATAAGGATATTAATACTCATGGGACTTTTAACAACTCTATTTGGTTGCATAAAAAACAACAAGACTGAAAATATAGATATATTTCCAAAGGAAAGTTTTTCAGTAGTAGAAGCACAAATTGGAGACAAACCAGTTGTAGGTTCGTTTAATATGGCTTATAAAACTTACAACAAGAAAGCAAACTATCCTTGGTGCCTTAAAATAGCAATTGGACTTGACCTTGATAACTTGTATGAAAACGGACTACCAAAAAATGAAGAAAGTGCAATCGCAAATAAACTTGAAGACGAATTATTTGCTGAAATTCAAAAAATTACAACAGCACATTACATTGGACATCTCTTTAACGACACTTTTTTAGACATTTACATTTATCTTGATGCCCCTGAAGAAGTTCATCAATATTTGCAGAGCCAAATAAACAAAGAAGATTTAATTCGTGGGTTTGGTTACGAAATCAGCGAAGACCCTAATTGGACAACAGTCGAAGGATTACTGATTGGAGAAACAAGCAACTAA
- the tnpA gene encoding IS200/IS605 family transposase, translating into MPHSFNKIWIHSIWSTKDRMPLIDLSFENNLYQYISEQLLEQTCPVRIINGTSDHIHCLFLLNPQKSIVDVIKQIKGSSSHFVNQNNFIKEKFVWQTGYAAYSISESVVEKVFQYIQNQKQHHKKITFQQEFDDFLKIYGFMNKTT; encoded by the coding sequence ATGCCACATTCATTCAATAAAATATGGATACATTCAATATGGTCAACCAAAGATAGGATGCCCCTAATTGATTTGAGTTTTGAAAATAATTTGTACCAATATATTTCTGAACAACTACTCGAACAAACGTGTCCCGTAAGAATTATCAACGGAACGTCCGACCATATCCATTGTTTGTTTTTATTAAACCCACAGAAATCAATTGTGGATGTTATCAAACAAATTAAAGGGAGCAGTTCACATTTTGTAAATCAAAACAATTTTATTAAAGAGAAATTCGTATGGCAAACAGGTTATGCAGCCTATTCGATTTCGGAGTCAGTTGTGGAAAAGGTTTTCCAATACATTCAAAATCAAAAACAACACCATAAAAAGATAACATTTCAGCAAGAATTCGACGATTTTTTGAAAATATATGGGTTTATGAATAAAACGACATGA